One genomic region from Streptomyces sp. Li-HN-5-11 encodes:
- a CDS encoding flavin reductase family protein, with protein sequence MTGVDTFTDRLNPDMYVVTATARGERAGCLVGFASQCSISPPRFVVWLSKANRTFRVAEHADRLAVHVLTREQHDLADLFGGRTGDDGVDKFAHVRWAERQGGAVVLQDAPAWFVGRVVLRTDGGDHVGFVLDPVESGGRDGPDGPLLRLADVLDISPGHPAH encoded by the coding sequence GTGACGGGCGTGGACACGTTCACCGACCGGCTGAACCCCGACATGTACGTGGTGACCGCCACGGCGCGCGGGGAGCGGGCGGGCTGCCTGGTCGGATTCGCCTCGCAGTGCTCGATCAGCCCGCCACGGTTCGTGGTGTGGCTGTCCAAGGCCAACCGGACCTTCCGGGTGGCGGAGCACGCGGACCGCCTCGCCGTGCACGTCCTGACCCGGGAACAGCACGACCTGGCCGACCTGTTCGGCGGCCGCACCGGCGACGACGGCGTCGACAAGTTCGCGCACGTCCGCTGGGCGGAGCGGCAGGGCGGGGCCGTCGTCCTCCAGGACGCCCCCGCATGGTTCGTCGGCCGGGTCGTCCTCCGCACCGACGGGGGCGACCACGTCGGCTTCGTCCTCGACCCCGTGGAGTCGGGCGGACGGGACGGCCCGGACGGGCCACTGCTCCGGCTCGCGGACGTGCTCGACATCTCCCCGGGCCACCCGGCGCACTGA
- a CDS encoding SpoIIE family protein phosphatase, whose product MAALAEVVARQRAEMDRLHDVAATSTVLERAKGALMALTGCSAEAAHEELAQRARAANRTLMEECWITLGTLVPPLEQAGAQTTADSPADTAPRPARTGTAAEGEGGDSAVLGALGLALVRVGTAQDLARCLLGHLAAPAGADAVMIYRRLPAGGLDLIGHAGIDDTLAAQWRHVPPLSGVAALDALRTGEALWLEDLAADSERYLLIGGPPEHWPSRAWLPVAGGDSPDVAIGVLRGSPGPFTPAARELLQAVALLCAGRLRAFGARAERTPHGAADVVHDLFDALPGTTLLLAPLRTPAGEVEDYRIDAATPQTVDVMGRSGSELVGLRVLECWPAVAAEPLWQGWLGTLTTGEPYEGEPYAQQELVAGSHELSTYSVRSARLGDRLVVTWLRHSSSDRQEQRLADLQRLGHLGWTTWNLVTRAASWSSQVYALLDRDPAHGPVPLEDLPGLAQPEDRPALTHAVRELLTEGQPFDVPFRIMTASGVRHLRAVAEAVPDPEGIPVQAHGFVQDLTAQRSAELALVESERAILAQHGILQAERTLAGRLQHALLPLPRRPVRLAGLGVDVAYLPAQSGIHVGGDWFSAIELPNGDALFVVGDVAGHGIDAVATMALLRFTAKGMIITGSSVTGALSRLNTLLLHSRDTHGTATLVLARYKRDEHRLIWAQAGHLPPLLLRRGEPRYLERPRGVLLGATGAPVYEEAECRLQPGDRLLLYTDGLVERPGEGIERGLERLAQAAAAHRTDAPGSLGPLLAAMLEGEGERRDDVCVLDIRVPREPA is encoded by the coding sequence ATGGCGGCGCTGGCCGAGGTCGTGGCCAGGCAGCGCGCCGAGATGGACCGCTTGCACGATGTGGCGGCGACCTCGACGGTGCTGGAGCGCGCCAAGGGAGCGCTGATGGCGCTGACCGGCTGCTCCGCCGAGGCCGCGCACGAGGAACTGGCGCAGCGGGCCAGGGCCGCGAACCGCACTCTGATGGAGGAGTGCTGGATCACCCTGGGCACCCTGGTGCCCCCGCTGGAGCAGGCCGGCGCCCAGACCACCGCCGACTCCCCCGCGGACACCGCACCGCGGCCGGCCCGCACCGGGACGGCCGCCGAGGGCGAGGGCGGCGACTCCGCCGTCCTGGGCGCGCTCGGCCTGGCCCTCGTCCGAGTGGGCACGGCCCAGGACCTCGCCCGTTGTCTGCTGGGGCACCTCGCCGCACCCGCCGGGGCGGACGCGGTGATGATCTACCGGCGGCTGCCCGCGGGAGGGCTGGATCTGATCGGCCATGCCGGTATCGACGACACACTCGCCGCTCAGTGGCGGCACGTGCCGCCACTGAGCGGAGTCGCCGCACTGGACGCGCTCCGCACCGGCGAGGCGCTCTGGCTGGAGGATCTCGCGGCGGACAGCGAGCGGTACCTGCTGATCGGTGGCCCTCCCGAGCACTGGCCGTCGCGCGCCTGGCTCCCGGTGGCCGGCGGGGACTCGCCGGACGTCGCGATCGGGGTGCTGCGCGGCTCCCCGGGGCCGTTCACCCCGGCAGCCCGGGAACTGCTCCAGGCAGTCGCCCTGCTCTGCGCCGGTAGGCTGCGCGCCTTCGGGGCCCGGGCCGAACGCACCCCGCACGGTGCCGCCGACGTGGTCCACGACCTGTTCGACGCCCTCCCCGGCACGACACTGCTGCTCGCCCCGCTGCGGACGCCGGCGGGCGAGGTGGAGGACTACCGCATCGACGCCGCCACCCCGCAGACCGTCGACGTGATGGGACGCAGCGGGAGCGAACTGGTCGGCCTGCGCGTCCTCGAGTGCTGGCCGGCCGTCGCCGCGGAGCCCCTGTGGCAGGGCTGGCTCGGCACGCTCACCACCGGGGAACCGTACGAGGGCGAGCCGTACGCGCAACAGGAGCTCGTGGCAGGCAGCCATGAGCTGTCCACGTACTCGGTGCGCAGCGCCCGCCTCGGGGACCGCCTGGTGGTGACCTGGCTGCGTCACTCGTCCTCGGACCGGCAGGAGCAGCGCCTGGCGGATCTGCAGCGACTGGGCCATCTCGGCTGGACCACCTGGAACCTGGTCACGCGCGCGGCGTCCTGGTCGTCCCAGGTCTACGCACTCCTCGACCGGGACCCCGCGCACGGCCCGGTGCCTCTGGAGGATCTGCCCGGCCTCGCCCAGCCCGAGGACAGGCCCGCGCTCACCCATGCCGTACGCGAGCTCCTCACGGAGGGGCAGCCGTTCGACGTGCCGTTCCGGATCATGACGGCGTCCGGGGTGCGGCACCTGCGGGCCGTCGCCGAGGCCGTCCCGGACCCCGAGGGCATCCCGGTCCAGGCCCACGGCTTCGTCCAGGACCTCACGGCGCAGCGCAGCGCGGAACTGGCCCTGGTGGAGAGCGAGCGGGCGATCCTGGCCCAGCACGGGATCCTGCAGGCCGAGCGGACACTGGCGGGCCGGCTGCAGCACGCGCTGCTGCCCCTGCCGCGCCGGCCCGTGCGCCTGGCCGGGCTGGGGGTGGACGTCGCCTATCTGCCCGCGCAGTCCGGGATCCACGTCGGCGGTGACTGGTTCAGCGCCATCGAACTGCCCAACGGAGACGCGCTGTTCGTGGTCGGCGACGTCGCCGGGCACGGCATCGACGCGGTCGCCACGATGGCCCTCCTCCGCTTCACCGCCAAGGGCATGATCATCACCGGTTCGTCGGTGACCGGAGCGCTCTCCCGGCTCAACACCCTGCTGCTGCACTCCCGCGACACCCACGGCACCGCCACCCTGGTGCTGGCCCGGTACAAGCGGGACGAGCACCGGCTCATCTGGGCCCAGGCAGGGCATCTGCCGCCGCTGCTGCTGCGCCGGGGCGAGCCCCGCTATCTCGAACGCCCGCGCGGCGTACTGCTGGGGGCGACCGGGGCCCCGGTGTACGAGGAGGCGGAATGCCGCCTGCAGCCGGGTGACCGGCTGCTGCTCTACACCGACGGCCTGGTCGAGCGGCCCGGCGAGGGCATCGAGCGTGGTCTGGAGCGGCTCGCCCAGGCCGCCGCGGCCCACCGGACCGACGCACCCGGGTCCCTCGGCCCACTGCTCGCCGCGATGCTGGAGGGCGAGGGCGAACGGCGGGACGACGTCTGCGTCCTGGACATACGCGTGCCGAGAGAGCCGGCGTAG
- a CDS encoding TetR family transcriptional regulator translates to MSSSSAAPRRSGKAEAAAAKPPMRDALVAAAFQLFLERGYEQTTVDDIVALAGVGRRSFFRYFPSKEDVVFPDHERCLADMTAFLASGTGEEEPVRRVCDAARLVLGMYAENPTFSVQRYRLTKKVPGLRAYELSVVWRYERALAEYLRGRFAGRRDGTLKADVIAAAVVAAHNNALRSWLRSDGQGDAGATVDHALGYVQAAFGHQAAVPADPRPEETEEDVVVIVSRRGAPLWRVVREIETTLGKGGTAGN, encoded by the coding sequence ATGAGCTCCAGCAGCGCGGCGCCCCGTCGCAGCGGGAAGGCGGAGGCGGCGGCCGCGAAGCCGCCCATGCGGGACGCCCTGGTCGCGGCGGCGTTCCAGCTGTTCCTGGAGCGGGGGTACGAACAGACCACCGTCGACGACATCGTGGCACTCGCCGGGGTCGGGCGGCGTTCGTTCTTCCGCTACTTCCCGTCCAAGGAGGACGTGGTCTTCCCCGACCACGAGCGGTGCCTGGCCGACATGACGGCCTTCCTCGCCTCCGGTACGGGCGAGGAGGAGCCGGTGCGGCGGGTCTGTGACGCGGCCCGGCTGGTGCTCGGGATGTACGCCGAGAACCCGACGTTCTCCGTGCAGCGCTACCGGCTGACGAAGAAGGTTCCCGGACTGCGGGCGTACGAGTTGTCGGTGGTGTGGCGCTACGAGCGCGCCCTCGCGGAGTACCTGCGCGGCCGGTTCGCCGGGCGGCGCGACGGGACGCTGAAGGCGGACGTCATCGCGGCCGCCGTGGTCGCCGCGCACAACAACGCCCTGCGCTCGTGGCTGCGTTCGGACGGACAGGGCGACGCCGGCGCCACGGTCGACCACGCGCTGGGGTATGTGCAGGCCGCCTTCGGCCACCAGGCGGCAGTCCCCGCCGACCCGCGGCCGGAGGAGACGGAGGAGGACGTGGTCGTCATCGTGTCGCGGCGCGGTGCGCCCCTGTGGCGGGTGGTGCGGGAGATCGAGACGACCCTCGGGAAGGGCGGGACCGCCGGAAATTGA
- a CDS encoding antibiotic biosynthesis monooxygenase produces the protein MSTSHLQRSEPVTTVLTWQVRPGHEEEFEEWTRRVTRVAQRFPGSEGVVWLRPEEGGHRYHAVLRFSDPHSLTAWLTSEERAEWHGRIEDIATEVSSERQSTSGLETWFSLPGTAVQSPPRWKMVLTTFLGAYPFTLLIQWLVTPRTTAWPLPLRAAVFPVVLLPVLTYLVMPRLSRLLRLWLYPSPDR, from the coding sequence ATGAGCACCAGCCACCTCCAGCGCAGTGAGCCGGTCACCACGGTCCTCACCTGGCAGGTACGGCCGGGCCACGAGGAGGAGTTCGAGGAGTGGACGCGCCGGGTCACCCGCGTCGCCCAGCGCTTCCCCGGGAGTGAGGGAGTCGTTTGGCTGCGTCCCGAGGAGGGCGGGCACCGTTACCACGCGGTGCTGCGCTTCTCCGACCCGCACAGCCTCACCGCCTGGCTCACCTCCGAGGAACGGGCCGAGTGGCACGGCCGGATCGAGGACATCGCCACCGAGGTCAGCAGCGAGCGGCAGTCGACGTCGGGGCTGGAGACCTGGTTCAGCCTGCCCGGGACCGCCGTGCAGTCCCCGCCCCGGTGGAAGATGGTGCTCACCACCTTCCTGGGCGCCTATCCCTTCACGCTGCTGATCCAGTGGCTGGTGACGCCGCGTACGACGGCCTGGCCGCTGCCGCTGCGCGCCGCCGTGTTCCCCGTGGTCCTGCTGCCGGTCCTGACGTACCTGGTCATGCCGCGCCTGAGCCGCCTGCTGCGACTGTGGCTGTATCCGTCTCCCGACCGGTGA
- a CDS encoding MurR/RpiR family transcriptional regulator, protein MPSPQQARAQASAITSGKTAAQAEAAPASQLRALFDGPRLSPGQRRVAQYLIENIAEAAFLSITELADRVGVSQPSVTRFAAAVGFSGYPALREKLQSIALRTLAGGPGAAEEDRANELQAAVDAEIENLENLRRDFADPDQVIAIGRELSRSAPLTVLGLRISVSLAEYFAYAARRVHPDVRLVTRGGSVAYDALLQSREAGGTWVLAFSLPRHAHETLNAVRVARGAGLKVALITDLALGPVADEADVTFATGTGSRLVFDSYAAPGVMCAALLQAMTDADPERTQARLEEYEQIADQHQFFLRD, encoded by the coding sequence GTGCCATCGCCGCAGCAGGCTCGTGCGCAGGCGTCCGCGATCACCTCGGGGAAGACGGCTGCGCAGGCGGAGGCCGCCCCGGCGTCCCAGCTCAGGGCGCTCTTCGACGGGCCCCGTCTGTCTCCCGGCCAGCGTCGTGTCGCCCAGTACCTGATCGAGAACATCGCCGAGGCCGCCTTCCTGTCGATCACGGAGCTCGCGGACCGGGTCGGCGTCAGCCAGCCGTCGGTGACGCGGTTCGCCGCGGCGGTCGGCTTCAGCGGCTACCCCGCGCTGCGCGAGAAGCTCCAGTCCATCGCGCTGCGGACCCTCGCGGGCGGACCCGGCGCGGCCGAGGAGGACCGGGCCAACGAACTTCAGGCGGCGGTCGACGCGGAGATCGAGAACCTGGAGAACCTGCGCCGCGACTTCGCCGACCCCGACCAGGTGATCGCCATCGGCCGCGAGCTGTCGCGGTCGGCCCCGCTCACCGTGCTCGGGCTGCGCATCTCGGTGTCGCTCGCCGAGTACTTCGCCTACGCGGCGCGGCGCGTCCACCCGGACGTGCGGCTGGTGACCCGCGGGGGCAGTGTCGCCTACGACGCGCTGCTGCAGTCCCGCGAGGCCGGAGGCACCTGGGTGCTGGCGTTCTCCCTGCCGCGGCACGCCCACGAAACCCTCAATGCCGTCCGGGTCGCCCGTGGCGCCGGGCTCAAGGTGGCCCTGATCACCGACCTGGCGCTGGGGCCGGTGGCCGACGAGGCCGACGTCACCTTCGCCACCGGCACCGGTTCGCGCCTGGTCTTCGACTCCTACGCCGCGCCGGGTGTGATGTGCGCGGCGCTGCTGCAGGCCATGACCGACGCCGACCCGGAGCGGACGCAGGCCCGGCTCGAGGAGTACGAGCAGATCGCCGACCAGCACCAGTTCTTCCTCAGGGACTGA
- a CDS encoding zinc ribbon domain-containing protein, with protein sequence MYYLSANAAHPAAGSATGLLDSGPRDPEALYFQRCAWCGTAMYHRLLCPVCRGSDLRTERSEGTGTVRHSTVVHRNTPAARNVSLVEMSEGFIVRGRVMGPPVGIHSGDRVRLSTAKDAVRGEPVFQLLDEPYRAWT encoded by the coding sequence GTGTATTACCTCTCAGCAAACGCCGCTCATCCGGCAGCCGGCTCCGCGACCGGCCTTCTCGACTCCGGGCCACGCGACCCGGAAGCCCTGTACTTCCAGCGCTGCGCCTGGTGCGGCACGGCCATGTACCACCGGCTGCTGTGTCCGGTCTGCCGGGGCAGCGACCTCAGGACCGAGCGCAGCGAGGGCACCGGCACGGTCCGCCACTCCACGGTGGTGCACCGCAACACGCCCGCCGCGCGCAATGTGTCGCTGGTGGAGATGAGCGAGGGCTTCATCGTGCGGGGCCGGGTGATGGGACCGCCCGTCGGCATCCACAGCGGGGACCGGGTCCGGCTGTCCACCGCGAAGGACGCGGTGCGGGGCGAGCCGGTCTTCCAGCTGCTCGACGAGCCCTACCGCGCCTGGACCTGA
- a CDS encoding peptidoglycan-binding domain-containing protein: MSTPPGLGQPHGGPPIEPVRVIRPRRTDALAELMREFQQNVGAAGQENVVAPGLPEGPEEPATEELPPVGPLPSAPAHRPGSRRGQVRETAAPGRGLRRAAVAVAVAAAALVGFAGALLLPGRGEASTAAAPHPSASGSASAPAATPSAPPTATAAADPDGTGTLREGDSGPAVTELQQRLLRVPDVYRDGSTNGRYDSALKAAVARFQLWYGIRGDETGVYGDDTRRSLESRTALDGG; encoded by the coding sequence GTGTCGACACCGCCCGGACTCGGACAGCCGCACGGTGGGCCGCCCATCGAGCCGGTCCGCGTCATACGGCCGAGAAGGACCGACGCCCTCGCGGAGCTGATGCGGGAGTTCCAGCAGAACGTCGGCGCCGCCGGCCAGGAGAACGTGGTCGCGCCGGGGCTGCCCGAGGGGCCGGAGGAGCCCGCGACGGAGGAGCTGCCGCCCGTGGGGCCCCTGCCGTCAGCTCCGGCCCACAGGCCAGGGTCCCGGCGGGGTCAGGTGCGGGAGACCGCCGCACCGGGGCGCGGGCTGCGCCGCGCGGCCGTCGCGGTCGCCGTCGCCGCGGCCGCCCTGGTCGGCTTCGCGGGCGCCCTGCTGCTGCCCGGCCGGGGCGAGGCCAGCACCGCGGCTGCCCCGCACCCGTCCGCGAGCGGCTCCGCTTCCGCCCCGGCCGCGACACCGAGCGCCCCGCCCACCGCGACCGCTGCGGCCGACCCGGACGGCACGGGGACCCTGCGCGAGGGGGACAGCGGCCCGGCCGTCACCGAACTGCAGCAACGCCTCCTGCGCGTCCCCGACGTCTACCGCGACGGCTCCACCAACGGCCGCTACGACTCCGCCCTCAAGGCGGCCGTGGCCCGCTTCCAGCTCTGGTACGGGATCAGAGGCGACGAGACCGGCGTCTACGGCGACGACACCCGCCGCTCCCTGGAATCCCGTACGGCGCTCGACGGCGGCTGA